A region from the Kineothrix sp. IPX-CK genome encodes:
- a CDS encoding oxaloacetate decarboxylase subunit alpha has product MSEQVKKPIGIVETVLRDAHQSLIATRMPTEMMLPIIDTMDKVGYHAVECWGGATFDASLRFLKEDPWERLRKLRDGFKNTKLQMLFRGQNILGYRPYADDVVDYFVEKSIANGIDIIRIFDCFNDLRNLQEAVSATSKVKAREGRGHAQVALSYTLGDAYTLDYWVDMAKKVEEMGADSICIKDMAGLLLPYEATKMISAMKGATSLPIELHTHYTSGVASMTYMKAVEAGADIIDCAISPMAMGTSQPATEVMVETFKGTPYDTGYDQNVLAQIADYFRPHRDEWLASGLLNPKVMGVDIKTLLYQVPGGMLSNMVSQLKEQNAEDKYYDVLREIPEVRKDLGEPPLVTPSSQIVGTQAVFNVLMGERYKMATKETKAVLRGEYGQTVKPMNQAVIDKVIPGEERITCRPADLIENELDKLESEMKEWKQQDEDVLSYALFPQVAVDFFKYRQAQQEKVDMTQADTKNAAYPV; this is encoded by the coding sequence ATGTCAGAACAGGTTAAAAAACCGATTGGAATTGTGGAAACCGTTCTTCGTGATGCGCATCAGTCCTTAATTGCGACGAGAATGCCTACCGAAATGATGCTTCCAATCATCGATACAATGGATAAAGTAGGCTATCACGCAGTGGAATGCTGGGGCGGCGCTACTTTTGATGCTTCTCTTCGTTTCCTGAAGGAAGATCCATGGGAAAGACTGAGAAAATTAAGAGACGGATTTAAGAATACGAAGCTGCAAATGCTGTTTCGTGGACAGAATATTTTGGGATACCGCCCTTATGCGGACGATGTAGTTGATTACTTCGTAGAAAAATCTATCGCAAACGGTATTGACATCATTAGAATTTTCGACTGCTTCAACGACCTTAGAAATCTGCAGGAGGCGGTCAGCGCTACCAGCAAAGTAAAGGCGAGAGAAGGCAGAGGACATGCGCAGGTTGCTCTTTCCTATACGTTAGGCGATGCTTATACGCTTGATTACTGGGTGGACATGGCGAAAAAGGTTGAGGAAATGGGCGCGGATTCCATTTGTATCAAGGATATGGCAGGCCTTTTGCTTCCTTATGAGGCTACGAAGATGATCTCTGCGATGAAGGGAGCTACCTCTCTTCCGATAGAGCTGCATACGCACTATACCTCTGGTGTAGCCAGCATGACATATATGAAAGCGGTAGAAGCGGGGGCAGACATTATCGACTGTGCAATCTCTCCGATGGCTATGGGTACATCACAGCCTGCAACGGAGGTTATGGTTGAGACCTTCAAGGGAACTCCTTATGATACGGGTTATGACCAGAACGTTCTTGCACAGATTGCAGATTACTTCAGACCTCACAGAGACGAGTGGCTGGCAAGCGGTCTTCTCAATCCGAAGGTTATGGGCGTTGATATCAAGACTTTATTATATCAGGTACCGGGCGGTATGTTATCCAACATGGTTAGCCAGTTGAAAGAGCAGAACGCAGAAGATAAGTACTACGATGTGCTTAGAGAGATTCCTGAGGTTCGTAAAGACCTCGGCGAGCCGCCTCTTGTTACTCCTTCATCTCAGATCGTTGGTACACAGGCTGTATTCAACGTACTTATGGGAGAACGCTACAAGATGGCTACGAAGGAGACGAAAGCTGTACTTCGCGGTGAATACGGCCAGACGGTAAAACCGATGAATCAGGCTGTAATCGATAAGGTTATTCCAGGTGAAGAAAGAATTACCTGCCGTCCTGCCGATTTAATCGAGAACGAGCTGGATAAATTGGAATCGGAAATGAAAGAATGGAAACAGCAGGATGAAGACGTATTATCCTATGCGCTTTTCCCTCAGGTTGCTGTTGACTTCTTCAAATACCGTCAAGCTCAGCAGGAAAAGGTCGATATGACTCAGGCTGACACGAAAAATGCAGCTTATCCTGTATAA
- a CDS encoding acetyl-CoA carboxylase biotin carboxyl carrier protein subunit — MKNYTITVNGNVYDVVVEEGRTAGAYAAPRAAAPVAAPAPAPVAVAPAAAPAPVAAPAPAAAPAPAAAPSGTAGSVRIEAGAAGKVCGIEAKVGQAVKAGDPVVIIEAMKMEIPVVAPQDGVVASIDATVGSPVEAGTLLATLN, encoded by the coding sequence ATGAAAAATTATACCATTACCGTTAATGGAAACGTATATGATGTAGTAGTAGAAGAAGGAAGAACCGCAGGCGCGTATGCAGCTCCCAGAGCAGCAGCACCCGTAGCGGCACCTGCTCCCGCGCCTGTAGCAGTGGCACCTGCTGCAGCACCTGCACCTGTGGCAGCACCGGCACCCGCAGCGGCACCTGCTCCCGCAGCAGCACCCTCCGGTACAGCTGGAAGCGTAAGGATCGAAGCTGGCGCAGCCGGTAAGGTTTGCGGCATCGAGGCGAAGGTTGGGCAAGCAGTTAAGGCCGGTGATCCGGTAGTTATTATTGAAGCTATGAAAATGGAAATTCCGGTTGTTGCACCTCAGGACGGCGTTGTTGCCAGCATCGATGCAACAGTAGGCTCACCTGTAGAGGCGGGAACCTTACTTGCAACCTTGAACTAA
- a CDS encoding OadG family transporter subunit, whose amino-acid sequence MKKWLLVLGMITCIFGVSLSAEAAETTAAVPEVSEEEVLAYGDQLVESIATVCAQNMQSQYASNSVIAAALDSWTVALEDMGNYVKIVEHTADLTGNGAVANVKVEGTKSDAMVKIVMDETYNLVSITTTPISPVGEWVKTGAIIVLAVLGVAFIVLVIAGFAKSRSGFVPKIKAAFSDQPEADRQPDNAIAQIVRKEEYYDDRELVAAIAAAIAASSGASSTDGFVVRSIRKRRVY is encoded by the coding sequence ATGAAAAAATGGTTATTAGTATTAGGTATGATTACCTGCATCTTTGGCGTGAGCTTATCGGCTGAGGCGGCGGAGACCACAGCAGCGGTTCCTGAAGTATCGGAAGAAGAGGTTCTGGCATATGGGGATCAGCTTGTGGAGTCCATTGCTACGGTCTGTGCTCAGAATATGCAGTCCCAGTATGCGTCGAACTCGGTAATTGCTGCGGCTCTCGACAGCTGGACGGTTGCGCTTGAGGATATGGGTAATTATGTAAAGATAGTGGAGCATACGGCAGACCTGACCGGTAACGGTGCTGTTGCGAACGTTAAGGTAGAAGGAACGAAGAGCGATGCGATGGTAAAAATCGTTATGGACGAAACGTATAACCTTGTAAGCATTACCACAACTCCAATCAGCCCCGTAGGCGAATGGGTCAAGACCGGTGCTATTATTGTATTGGCCGTTCTTGGAGTGGCATTCATAGTTCTTGTGATTGCTGGTTTTGCCAAATCCCGTTCCGGCTTCGTTCCGAAGATTAAAGCGGCGTTCTCAGACCAGCCGGAAGCGGACAGACAGCCGGATAATGCGATTGCTCAGATTGTAAGAAAAGAAGAATACTACGATGACCGCGAACTGGTGGCGGCTATAGCGGCAGCGATCGCTGCTTCATCGGGAGCTTCTTCTACAGATGGCTTCGTTGTCAGGTCAATCAGGAAAAGACGGGTATACTAA
- a CDS encoding acyl-CoA carboxylase subunit beta, with the protein MSTTSQASQRIKALLDENSFVEIGALVTARATDFNLKQTETPSDGVITGYGVIDSNLVYVYSQDVSVLNGTVGEMHAKKIANLYDLAMKTGAPVIGLINSAGLRLQEATDALNGFGEIYMKQVDASGVIPQITAIFGTCGGGLALVPTLTDFTFMEEKSAKLFVNAPNAIDGNEISKCDTSSAAFQSKEVGIVDVVSDEASVLAQIRELVSILPANNEDNMSFDECMDDLNRTCEELVNCAGDTSIALSQISDNGIFFETKRNYAKDMVTGFIKLNGATVGAVANRTEVFDAEGKAVENFDAVLSAKGCEKAADFVNFCDAFDIPVMTLTNVKGFASSECEEKKIAKAAARLTYAFANATVPKVNVITKKAFGSAYVTMNSKALGADITIAWPDAEIGTMDAKLAAKIICDGQGSEAIDACAQEYAKLQTSAAGAAARGYVDQIVEPSETRKYIIGAFEMLYTKHEDRPAKKHGTV; encoded by the coding sequence ATGAGTACTACTTCACAAGCGAGTCAAAGAATCAAAGCTTTACTCGATGAAAACAGTTTCGTTGAAATCGGAGCACTTGTAACAGCAAGAGCAACAGATTTCAATCTGAAACAGACAGAAACTCCTTCTGACGGTGTTATTACCGGTTACGGAGTAATTGACAGCAATCTTGTGTATGTTTACAGTCAGGATGTTTCCGTGTTAAACGGAACGGTTGGCGAGATGCATGCGAAGAAAATTGCTAACCTCTATGATCTGGCAATGAAGACAGGTGCGCCTGTTATCGGTTTGATTAATTCTGCCGGACTTAGATTGCAGGAGGCCACGGATGCTTTAAACGGTTTTGGTGAGATTTACATGAAGCAGGTGGATGCATCTGGAGTAATCCCTCAGATCACCGCTATTTTTGGCACTTGCGGCGGTGGACTCGCACTGGTTCCTACGTTGACCGATTTCACCTTTATGGAGGAGAAGAGCGCAAAATTATTCGTGAATGCTCCTAATGCAATCGACGGCAATGAAATTTCTAAATGTGACACTTCTTCCGCAGCATTCCAGAGCAAAGAAGTCGGTATCGTGGATGTGGTTTCCGACGAAGCGAGCGTTCTTGCACAAATCAGAGAACTTGTTTCTATCCTTCCTGCGAATAATGAAGACAACATGTCTTTCGACGAGTGTATGGACGACTTGAACAGAACATGTGAAGAGCTTGTAAACTGTGCGGGCGATACTTCTATCGCTCTTTCCCAGATTTCAGATAATGGTATTTTCTTCGAAACGAAGAGAAATTATGCAAAGGATATGGTGACCGGCTTCATTAAATTGAACGGAGCTACCGTAGGTGCTGTTGCCAACCGCACAGAGGTTTTTGATGCGGAAGGAAAGGCAGTGGAGAACTTCGATGCGGTATTATCTGCAAAGGGCTGTGAAAAAGCGGCAGATTTCGTTAATTTCTGCGATGCTTTCGATATTCCGGTGATGACCCTTACGAATGTAAAGGGCTTTGCTTCCAGTGAATGTGAAGAGAAAAAGATTGCAAAAGCAGCGGCGCGCCTTACATACGCGTTTGCAAATGCAACCGTACCTAAGGTAAACGTTATAACGAAGAAGGCTTTCGGAAGCGCATATGTTACGATGAATTCCAAGGCTCTCGGTGCAGATATCACGATAGCTTGGCCGGATGCTGAAATTGGAACGATGGATGCGAAACTGGCAGCTAAGATTATCTGTGATGGACAAGGCTCCGAGGCGATCGATGCTTGTGCGCAGGAATATGCGAAGCTTCAGACCAGCGCAGCAGGCGCAGCTGCCAGAGGATATGTGGATCAGATCGTTGAACCTTCCGAGACGAGAAAATATATAATCGGCGCTTTCGAAATGTTATATACAAAACATGAAGATCGTCCGGCTAAAAAACATGGTACAGTTTAG
- a CDS encoding D-alanyl-D-alanine carboxypeptidase family protein: protein MKKVERKYRRIVYLVIAVLYLSSAVFAGGSHALAKEGNEEENSTNIKLYARSAVLMDADSGRVLFGKNEDEAMPMASTTKIMTCIIALENGNPEDIVTVSDYAAAQPKVHLGMRAEQHFRLEDLLYSLMLESHNDSAVAIAEHIGGSVEGFAKLMNKKARDIGCETTFFITPNGLDATSTNEAGEVKVHSTSAADLARIMKYCIGESKKTEEFLRITRTQSHSFSDVEGKRSYSCANHNAFLSMMDGALSGKTGFTNNAGYCYVGALKKDGKTFIVALLACGWPNNKSYKWSDTKKLMSYGLENYEYRNVYEPVTFEPLWVEGGVPENGKPYGKAYTEVEIKGDDSKELNLLLRADEEVEVKQTLPKELEAPVTEGIKVGAVSYYLGEELIREYPIVVKSEVMDMDFPWILRYVLTLYAI, encoded by the coding sequence ATGAAGAAAGTGGAGAGGAAATATAGACGGATAGTATATCTTGTGATAGCGGTGCTTTATCTAAGTTCCGCGGTATTCGCGGGTGGAAGCCATGCCCTCGCAAAGGAAGGGAACGAAGAAGAAAATAGTACAAACATAAAGTTATACGCCCGTTCGGCAGTCCTTATGGATGCGGATTCCGGGCGTGTTTTATTTGGCAAGAACGAAGATGAAGCAATGCCGATGGCAAGCACCACCAAAATCATGACCTGTATTATTGCTCTTGAAAACGGCAATCCTGAAGATATCGTTACAGTATCCGACTATGCGGCGGCTCAGCCGAAGGTTCATCTCGGGATGCGGGCCGAGCAGCATTTCAGGCTGGAAGATTTATTGTATTCCCTGATGCTGGAATCCCATAACGATTCGGCAGTAGCCATAGCAGAGCACATCGGAGGCAGTGTGGAGGGATTTGCCAAGCTCATGAATAAAAAAGCGAGGGACATAGGCTGTGAGACAACTTTTTTTATTACGCCGAACGGGCTGGATGCTACGTCGACGAATGAGGCAGGGGAGGTGAAGGTCCATTCCACTTCGGCCGCAGACTTGGCTCGTATTATGAAATACTGCATCGGAGAGTCGAAAAAGACCGAGGAATTTCTGCGGATAACGAGGACCCAGAGCCATTCCTTTTCCGATGTGGAAGGGAAGAGGAGCTATTCCTGTGCAAATCATAACGCCTTTCTTTCCATGATGGACGGTGCTCTTTCGGGAAAGACCGGATTTACCAACAATGCGGGCTACTGTTATGTAGGAGCGCTGAAAAAAGACGGAAAGACCTTTATCGTAGCTCTTTTAGCTTGTGGCTGGCCTAATAACAAGAGCTACAAATGGAGCGATACGAAAAAACTCATGTCTTATGGATTGGAAAACTATGAATATCGCAACGTATATGAGCCGGTTACTTTTGAGCCTCTTTGGGTGGAAGGCGGAGTTCCTGAAAACGGAAAGCCCTATGGAAAGGCATACACAGAGGTGGAAATAAAGGGGGATGATTCAAAGGAGCTGAACCTCCTACTCCGGGCGGACGAAGAAGTAGAAGTAAAACAGACGTTGCCAAAGGAGCTTGAGGCACCTGTTACAGAAGGAATAAAGGTAGGAGCGGTAAGCTATTATCTTGGAGAAGAGCTTATAAGGGAATACCCCATCGTGGTAAAATCTGAAGTTATGGATATGGATTTTCCGTGGATACTGCGATATGTATTGACTTTATATGCAATATAA